One window of the Eucalyptus grandis isolate ANBG69807.140 chromosome 8, ASM1654582v1, whole genome shotgun sequence genome contains the following:
- the LOC104457036 gene encoding exosome complex component RRP4 homolog yields the protein MRGLHLPLTQTQKVRLQRALEKLEALSTKANSNASVTIADTIPVNYEDGFLKGHGTTELNGEVVATVCGVVERVNKLVYVRTLRARYKPEVGDIIVGRVIEVAPKRWRLDINYSQDAVLMLSSINLPDGIQRRRTAEDELNMRSIFEENDVICAEVRGFQHDGLHLQARSQKYGKLQRGQLLSIPSYLVKRRKQHWHHLDEYGIDLILGCNGFVWVGEHVETKDEMLVDQADKPDSQTSKTNDHSTSLEGQEQTYTPLETRQNICRIANAIRVLSMLGFVVTIEVVMEVVNLGVSQNMDTHEMLGSEFCVLVAEREAERRSQKKNRG from the exons ATGAGAGGGTTGCATCTCCCGCTGACTCAAACCCAGAAGGTGAGGCTGCAGAGAGCGCTCGAAAAGCTGGAGGCTTTGTCGACGAAGGCCAACTCCAATGCCTCCGTCACCATTGCCGACACGATCCCTGTCAACTACGAGGACGGCTTTCTTAA GGGCCATGGAACCACTGAGCTCAATGGCGAAGTTGTTGCTACGGTTTGTGGAGTAGTTGAGCGAGTCAACAAGCTGGTCTATGTTCGTACTCTGCGAGCCAG ATACAAGCCAGAGGTTGGAGACATCATTGTTGGTCGCGTTATTGAG GTAGCTCCAAAGCGTTGGCGACTGGATATAAATTATAGTCAAGATGCTGTGTTAATGCTTTCTTCAATTAATTTGCCTGATGGAATTCAG AGGCGACGAACTGCAGAGGATGAGCTTAACATGCGCAGTATTTTCGAAGAGAATGATGTCATCTGC gCAGAAGTTCGTGGCTTTCAGCATGATGGTCTGCACCTCCAAGCAAGAAGTCAGAAATATGGAAAG CTTCAGCGGGGACAACTTCTCTCGATCCCTTCTTATCTTGTAAAGAGACGAAAGCAGCACTGGCACCACCTAGATGAGTATGGGATTGACCTAATACTCGGTTGCAATGGATTTGTCTGGGTCGGCGAGCATGTGGAAACCAAGGATGAAATGTTGGTGGATCAAGCGGACAAGCCTGATTCACAAACTTCAAAAACAAATGATCACTCCACGAGTCTTGAAGGGCAAGAGCAGACATACACCCCATTGGAGACAAGGCAGAACATATGCAGAATTGCAAATGCCATACGTGTCTTATCTATGTTAGGATTTGTCGTCACAATAGAAGTGGTCATGGAAGTAGTCAATCTGGGTGTCTCCCAGAACATGGACACACATGAGATGCTAGGATCGGAATTTTGTGTATTGGTTGCAGAAAGGGAGGCTGAACGGCGGAGCCAGAAAAAGAACAGGGGATAA